A window of Paraburkholderia sp. ZP32-5 genomic DNA:
AAATAAAAAGCCGTGCGCGACTGCACGACCCGCAGTCCGCACGGCTTTCTGCTTCAATCGCCCAAGCCGCCTGCTACGACACGTTTCGCTCACTCCATATCGAGCGGACTGACACGCCAGATATTGCGCGCGTATTCGCCGATCGTGCGATCCGACGAGAATTGCCCCATGCCCGCGACGTTCTCGATCGCGCTTTCGGTCCACGCCTGCTTATCGACGAAACGCGCATCCACGTCGTCCTGCGCCTTCGCGAATGCGGCGAAGTCGGCGAGCACCATGTAGTGATCGCCCCAGTCGACGAGCGTGTGGAAGATATCGGAAAAGCGCAACGGGTCGTCCGGTGAAAAGAAACCCGAGCGGATCTGATCGAGCGCGGCGCGCAATTCCGCGTTCTCCTCGTAGATCTGCCGCGGCCGGTAGCCGCTCGCGCGCAGCGTATCGACTTCGTCGGCGGTATGGCCGAAGATAAAGATGTTGTCGCGACCCACCGCGTCGCAGATCTCGATGTTCGCGCCATCCATCGTGCCGATCGTCAACGCGCCGTTCAGCGCGAGCTTCATATTGCCGGTGCCCGATGCCTCGGTGCCGGCCATCGAAATCTGCTCGGACAGATCGGCCGCCGGAATAATCAACTCGGCCACGCTCACGCCATAGTTCGGCACGAACACGACCTTCAGCCGATCGCCGATCACCGGATCGTGATTGATCTTCTGGCTGACGTCGCCGATCAGTTTGATGATCGTCTTCGCCATCCGGTACGCGGACGCGGCCTTGCCCGCGAACAGCACCACGCGCGGCACCCAGTCATGCTCGGGGTTCGCGAGAATCCGGTTGTAACGCACGATCACATGCAGCACGTTCAGCAATTGCCGCTTGTATTCGTGAATGCGCTTGACCTGCAGATCGAATAGCGCGTCCGGATTGAAATGCAGCTTCGTGTGATGCGCAAGCCGATGCACGAGACGCAGCTTGCTTTGCCGCTTCGCGTCGCGGAATGCTTCGATAAACGCGTCGTCCTTGCGCAGATTGCGCAATTGCTCGAGTTCGAACAGATTGCTGCGCCAGTGCGTGCCGATGCGCGCATCGATCAGCGACGACATCGACGGGCTCGCCTGCGCGAGCCAGCGGCGCGGCGTGATGCCGTTGGTCACGTTCGTGAAGCGGTCCGGATAGACCCTCGCGAAGTCGGCGAAGATATCGCGCGTCATCAGTTGCGAATGCAACTTCGACACGCCGTTCACCTTATGACTCGCGACGATCGCCAGATACGCCATGCGCACGCGCCGCTGCCCGTATTCATCGACCAGCGAAATGCGGCGGATCATCTCGCCGTCATGGCCCGATTGCTCGCTCACATGCTTCAGAAACTGCGCATTGATCTCGAAGATGATCTCGAGATGCCGCGGCAGCAGCCGCGCCAGCATTTCGACGTCCCACGTTTCGAGCGCCTCGGGCATCAGCGTGTGATTCGTGTACGAGAAGATCTGCGTGACATGCTTCCATGCCTTGTCCCACGGCAAATGATGCACGTCGACGAGCAGCCGCATCAGTTCGGGAATCGCGAGCACCGGGTGCGTATCGTTCAGATGCACCGCGACCTTTTCGGAGAAACGCCCGAACGTGCTGTGCGTGCGCTGATAGCGGCGAATCAGATCCTGCATCGTCGCCGAAACGAAAAAGTACTCCTGGCGCAGCCGCAGTTCGCGGCCGGCCGGTGTCGAGTCATCCGGGTACAGCAGCCGCGACACGTTCTCCGACATGTTCTTTGTATCGACCGCATTGCGATAGTCGCCGCGATTGAATGCGCCGAGATCGAGTTCTTCGGTTGCGCGCGCCGACCACAGCCTCAACGTGTTGGTCGCATCGGTCGCATAGCCGGGGATCACGGTGTCGTACGCGGTCGCGTTCACATGCTCGGTGTCGATCCATTCGACGGTGTCGCCGCGCTGCACCGTGCGTCCGCCGAAATGCACCATGTACTTGATTTCGGGGCGAGGAAACTCCCATGGGTTGCCCGCGCGCAGCCAGTAGTCCGGTGCCTCGACCTGCTCGCCGTTGATGATTTCCTGACGGAACATCCCATACTCGTAACGGATGCCGTAGCCGAAGCCCGGAATGCCAAGCGTCGCCATCGAGTCGAGAAAACATGCGGCGAGGCGGCCGAGACCGCCATTGCCGAGCGCGGCATCGGGCTCGATATCGATCAGCGCATCCATATCGACGCCGAGACTCGCAAGCGCCTCCTTCATCTGATCGTGAATGCCGAGCGCGAGCAGCGCGTTGCTAAAGGTCCTGCCGATCAGAAACTCCATCGACAGATAGTAGACCCGCTTCACATCCTGCTCGTATTGCAGGCGCGTGGTCTTCATCCAGCGCGCGACGAGCCGGTCGCGCACGGCCAGCGCGGCCGCGTGCAGCCAGTCATGTGGATGGGCGGTGACGGCGTCCTTGCCGACGCCGTACATCATGCGATTCGAAATTGAGCGCCGTAGCGCGTCGACGGTACTGTTGAGCTGGTCGAATTCCAGATCGACGGCTGTCATCGAAGCCTCCGGGATAGAACGACATGGCAGACGCGAACCGCACGGTTGACGGACGGGAGGCGCGTGCCTGTCTGGCGGATTAAGAAAACAGAGTAGGACATTTTACGGCTCGCGCACACCTGCAACGCGAGCGGATTCCCACGCACATGTCATGCCCGGCCTCGCTGCCCGAGGCGATCTACGTGGTGCGAAAACAGATGAATGCGCGATGCGCTCAGGTATCGACGATGCCGGTCGACTCACGACTCCGCATCGTTTACGTCGATTATTTTTTCGGCGCATGACGGACGCGTGACGAGCGGATGCATCGGCGGATCGGCGCGATGCGCGGTCGAATTCGCGGTCGCTTTGTGGTCGAATCCGCGCAGTTCTTCTGCCGAACCGAATTGCTATAGAGACGCGCATTACTCCGACCTGATGCGCCGAGCAGTTCGACAGCGCCGCGCGAGGTTGACAGTTAGTTGCCTATGGATCCCCGCATTGAACAGAGTGTTCACGGTGCACTGTCATGCACCCGTTATGCACGTATCCCTGCACGTTTACCCGGTCTCTGTAACAATCGCGGATGTTATTGCGTCGCGCCCAATCACCTTTCGTATTGCCTTCACGTCTTGACGAAAGGACAACGCAGCGCGCGCATCCTTCCGAACACAACCCGCTGCTCACGCGCACCCGCCTCCGCTTTCCAACCAGAGACCGGCCGCGCGCCGGCATGTATAACCGACGAGCCACGCCTTGTCCGATAAGCTCAGCCCTTCCGTCGACGGCCACGCGCCCGCCCTTCCGGCCAACGACAAAATGTCCGCCGCCAACCGCCGCGCGATGTTCGCGATCATGCTCGCGGTCACGCTCGCCACGCTCGATACCGCAATCGCCAACACCGCGCTGCCGACGATCGGCGCCGATCTGCACGCGACGCCCGCGGCGTCGGTCTGGATCATCAACGCCTACCAGCTCGCGATGGTCGCGACGCTGCTGCCGCTTGCCGCGCTCGGCGATATCGTCGGGCATCGGCGTATTTACGTCAGCGGCATCGCGCTATTCACGCTGAGTTCGCTCGGCTGCGCGATTGCACCGACGCTGCCGCTGCTCACCATCGCGCGTATCGTGCAGGGCGTCGGCGGGGCCGCGATCATGAGCGTGAACGCCGCGCTGATCCGCCATCTGTATCCGCCGCATCGGCTCGGTCGTGGACTCGGCACCAATGCGCTGGTCGTCGGCGTTTCGTTCGCGATCGGACCGACGGTGGCTTCGCTGATCCTGTCGGTTGCGACGTGGCCGTGGCTATTCGCCGTCAACGTGCCGCTCGGCGTGCTCGCGCTGACGTTCGCGTTACCGGCTCTGCCGCATACCGCGCAAGGCAAGCATCAGCTCGACCCGATCGCGGCGGTGCTCAACATCGTGACGTTCGCCGCGCTGATCTTTGCGCTCGGCGAGGCGGCCCAGCGCGCACCGATGCAGATCGTGCTGAGCTCCGCGGCGCTCGCGCTCGTCTGCGGGCTGCTGCTGATTCGCCGCGAAGCAGGTCATCCCGCACCGATGCTGCCCGTCGATCTGTTCAGGCGGCCGGTGTTCGCGCTATCGGCGGTGACGGCCATCTGCTCGTTCGCCGCCCAGGGGCTCGCGTTCGTGTCGCTGCCGTTCTATTTCGAAGACGTGCTGATGCGCAGTCAGGTCGAAACCGGCTTCCTGATGACGCCGTGGTCCGCCGTGGTCGCGCTCGCCGCGCCACTCGCGGGCCGTCTGTCCGATCGCTATCCACCGGGTCTGCTCGGCGCGATCGGGCTCGCGATACTGTCGGCGGGGATGGCCTCGCTCGCGCTATTGCCCGCGCATCCTGACGTGCTCGACATCAGCATCCGCATGGCGATTTGCGGCGCGGGCTTCGGCTTCTTCCAGTCGCCGAATCTGAAGGCGATCATGGCAAGCGCACCGCCGGAGCGCAGCGGCGGCGCGAGCGGCACCATCGCGACTTCACGGCTGCTCGGACAGACCACCGGCGCGGCGCTCGTCGCATTGTGCTTCGGGATTGCCGGCCGGCAGCATGGGCCGATGCTGGCACTCGGGCTCGGTGCGTTCTTCGCCGGCGCGGCGAGTCTCGCAAGCGGATTGCGGTTGTTCGCGCCATCGCATCGCGCCGCGGGTGGGCAAACGAAAACAGCGGCGAAGTAACGCGGCGGGAACGGTGGGAATAGAAAGAAACGGAACGAAGCGAAAACAACGCTCCGTCGAAAGAGTCCGCTTGAAGCAGCGGGCAGGCAGGTGCAGAGAGCGGGACTGAAGCAGAAGTCAGGCAGAAGCACGAGGCGGCAATCGTACCCGCCGCCTCATGCGAAACCAATCCAACACAAGCAACACAAGCAACACAAGCAACACAATCAGCACATCAGCGCGCGGCGAAATACCCCTTCACCGCCGCGACGAACGTGTCGATATCAGCGCGCGACACGTCCTTATGCGTGACGAAGCGCGACGCGTACAGCATCTGCGTGAGGATGCCGCGCTCCTTGAGCCACGCTTCGAGCGGCCCGCAATGCTGCTGCGGAAACTGCGCGAACACCATGTTGGTCGCGACCGACTGCACCTTCACCTGATCGATCGTCTCCAGACCGGCGGCCAGATGCGCGGCATTCGCGTGGTCGTCGGCAAGGCGTTCGACGTTGTGATCGAGCGCGTACAAACAGGCTGCCGCCAGCACGCCGGCCTGGCGCATGCCGCCGCCGAGCACCTTGCGCCAGCGGTGCGCAACGTCGATCAGCGCGCGGCTGCCGACCAGCACCGAGCCGACCGGCGCGCCGAGACCCTTCGAAAAGCAGATCGACACCGAATCGAACGGGCCGGCGAGCGCCGCAACCGGCTTGCCCGACGCAACCGCCGCGTTGAACACGCGCGCGCCGTCGAGGTGAACCGACAGACCGCGCTCGCGCGCGAGTTGCGTCGCCTCGTCGACATAGCCGGCCGGCAGCACCTTGCCGCCGATCGTGTTTTCCAGCGCCAGCAGACGTGTGCGGGCGAAGTGATCGTCGAGCGGCTTGATCGCGGCGGCGATCTTTTCGAGCGGGATCGAGCCGTCGGCGGCATTTTCGAGCGGCTGCGGCTGGATGCTGCCGAGCACCGCGGCGCCGCCGCCCTCGTATTTGTACGTGTGCGCGAGCTGGCCGACGATATATTCGTCGCCGCGCGCGCAGTGCGCCATCAATGCGGCGAGATTGCTTTGCGTGCCGCTCGGGAAGAACAGCCCCGCTTCCTTGCCGGCGCGCTCGGCCATCGTCGTCTGCAGACGCAGTACGGTGGGGTCGTCGCCCCAGACGTCGTCGCCGACTTCGGCCGCCGACATCGCCGCGAGCATCGGCGGAGTCGGACGGGTTACGGTATCGCTGCGCAAATCGATCATTGTGGGTCCTTGTGCATCCATGAATGACAGCCTACGGCAGCCGGCCGCGCGTGCGTTCCTCGTGGAAAGCACACGCGGCGGCGAACAAGCCACACAGTGTATTCAATTAAAGCGGCGCTGAAAATCGGCGCATCCCCGAACAGAGCGCCGCGCGCGCCATGAACGACGGACGGTGATTAGCCGCCCGGCTTCGGCAACCACTGCAGCGGGTCGACCGGCTGGCCGTTCTGACGCACCTCGAACTGGATCGACGCGACGCCGCGGCTATCGACGCCGACTTCGCCGATCGTCTGCCCTTGCGCGACCGCATCGCCTTCCTTGACGAGCAACTGGCTGTTCTGGCCATACGCGGTGATCAGCGAGTCATTGTGCTTGATGATGATCAGCGGGCCATACGCTTCGATACCGGTGCCCGCGTACACCACCCGGCCGGTGGCCGCGGCCTTTACCGGATCGCCGGGCTGGCCGCCGATCACGATGCCGTTCGACTTGCCCTGCGCGAACTTTTTGAGGATCGGGCCGCGCAATGGCCATTGCAGCACGCCTTGCTGCGGAACCGCCGCCGTCGGCGCGCCCGGCACGGCGCCTGGCGCGGCACCCGGCGCCGCCGGCGCGACAGCAACAGGCGGGGTGACGATGCTGCCCGAAGCGATCGGCGGCGACACCCGCAGCACCTGGCCCGCCGCAAGCGGCGCGTTGACCGCGAGACCGTTCCATGCGGCGAGGTCCTGCGGCGTGCGGCCATACGCCGACGCGATGCCGGCAAGCGTGTCGCCCGGATTCACGCGGTAGAAGCCGGCCGGCACGGAGACCGTCGACAGGCTCGTCGCGTTGGGCGGCGCGTTGTTGTAGAACGGCGTGCTCTCCCACGGCATCGTCGTGCAGCCAGCGACCAGCGCGCCGAGCGCCGCCGCCGTCAGCAGGCGGATCCCCGTCAGTTGCCATTGTTCTGTCATGTGATTTTCCTCGACGTATTTCCCGATCGGATTAAATCGTTGCGCAAGCATTTAACGTGCCGCCGTACTGCCGTGCATTGATGCGCGGCCGACGCGGCTATCGCGACAGGCGCTGCGGAGCCTGTCTATTATGCGCGACGGCCACGGGGGCGCCGCCGCGCGGGCGCCGTCAAATTGCCGTGTTCTTCAGACGCTGCCCTGCGTTTCGACGACCAGCACGCGCGCCACGCCGAGCGGATGGGCGACATGCTCGGTGCCCACCGACGCGTAGAACACGTCGCCGGTTTCGAGCACCGTCGAGCGTTCGACGCCGTCTTCGCGATAGCGCATCTCGACCCGGCCGTCGAGCACGGCGAACACTTCCTCGCCGTCGTTGACGTGCCACTTGTACGGCTGGTCGGTCCAGTGCAGACGCGTGGTGATGCCGTTCATGCTGGCGATGTCGAGCGCGCCCCATGGACGCGTCGCGGTAAAGTCCCTGCTGCGGATGATCTTCATGGTCGATGAGCGGTGGGCAGTCGCACGGACCGCGCGGCATGGTCCGCCCGGGCTCCGGCGGCGCTTGCGCGGCTGGCCCTCATTATAGGTCTGACGGCTCGCCGGCCCCCATTAACGCACCCGCAGCGCACCCGCGCGCAGCGATTCGTCCGATTATTGAAACCCTTAGGTCGTCGCCTATACTCACTCAAGCCGCGTGGCACACCCTGTACGACAAGCGTCTGGATTCTGGGAGGAGTCGAGGATGAACAAAGCCACCTTTCTGGCCGTGCAACTCAACGTCGACGATGTAGCGGCGTCCCCCGGCCTCGTCGAGTTGCTGAACACCCACCTGGTTTTTGCCGCCGATGTTGCCGAAGCCGCCGATGCGCTGGTGCAACTCGCGAGCATCGCGGGACTGGCGAGCGGCGTCGAAGCGAGTGTCGAGCTTCCCGCCGTGGCGATAGAGCGGCTGCGCGAGGCGCTCGATAATCTGAGCGGCTACGACGAATCCTGGCTGCTGGCGCTCGAACCGAGCCGCGCGCTGTTCGACGAGATCGGCCGCCGACATCGCACGTTGCATTGAGCGGCGCACGGCGAACAGACCGCTCAAGCCACACAGTAAACAACAGGCCGTAAACGACAAAACGCCATCCGATCAAACCGGATGGCGTTTTTTCTTGCCCGCCGCCTTCGCGCTGTTCCGCGAGGCGGCGTCTACATCAGACTACGTACAAACTTTGCTGCAACTCGTATCGGCGCTTCGTTACGGCTTACTAGCGGCTTAGTTACCGAAATTAGTTGCCGAAATACACCGAGTTACGGTCCGACTTGGCCGGGCTCGCTGCATGGCCAGCTTGCGACGTGCTGACAGCCGGTGCGCCGTAGCCGCTGGTGTTCGCCGTGTTGGCTGCGAGTGCCGTGTCGTTTTGTGCCTGGACGCGAGCTTCGGCAGCCTGGATGTCCGTCGGGTAGTCGAGGTCGCTGGCGATCGGGTTGTAGCCGGCCTTTTCCAGTTGAACCAGTTGCGCACGGACTTCAGCGCGGGTAACCGGCTGGTTCGTTTGAGCGAACGAAGCAACAGGAGCAGCAAGGGCGGCGGCGATAGCAACTGCGGAAATCAGGGTCTTCATGATTAACCTCCAAGAACTTGTTTGTGGTGCATCAGGGTTTTCCCTAACGCTTGATCGCAAGTTTAGGAGGGTTGCGGACTAGGGAAAACCCCTAAATCAACGAAAGTCTATTTTCGTTTCCGCAATAATCGCCGTGCGTTCTTTACAAAAGCCTGAAACAACATCGATCCTGACAATAATCTTACGGATCGCAAGACTAGGGCATCGGGCTCATCCGGCGCGCATTTCGATCACGCGCGCCGGATCGCTAGTCAGCCATTCAGCCCCAGTGCGCGTGGAAGCTGCCCGGCTTGTCGATGCGCTCGAACGTATGCGCGCCGAAGAAGTCGCGCTGCGCCTGCACGAGGTTCGCGGGCAGACGCTCCGAGCGATACGCGTCGAAATACGCGATCGCCGACGCAAAAGCCGGCACCGGCACGCCCGCATTGACCGCCGCCACCACGACTTCGCGCAACGCAGCCTGATAGTTCTTCGCGATGTCGTGGAAGTACGGATCGAGCAGCAGGTTCGCGAGCGCCTTGTCCTTCGCGTAGGCGTCGGTGATCTTCTGCAGGAAGCGCGCGCGGATGATGCAGCCCGCGCGGAAAATCTTCGCGATCGTGCCGAAGTCGAGATCCCACTTGTACTCTTCCGATGCCGCGCGCAGTTGCGCGAAGCCCTGCGCGTACGAGATCACCTTGCTGAAGTACAGCGCGCGGCGCACCGATTCGATGAACGCATCGCGCGCGCCACTGAGCGGCTTCGCCTGCGGCCCTTCGAGCACCTTGCTCGCGGCCACTCGCTGATCCTTCAGCGACGACAGCACGCGCGCAAACACCGCTTCGGTGATCAGCGGCAGCGGCGCGCCAAGATCGAGCGCGTTCTGGCTGGTCCACTTGCCGGTGCCCTTCTGCGCGGCGCGGTCGAGAATCACGTCGACCAGATCCTTGCCGGTCTCGTCGTCCTTCTTGCCGAAGATCTTCGACGTGATTTCGATCAGATAGCTGTCGAGCTCGCCCTGATTCCACTCGGTATAGACCTTGCCGAGTTCTTCGTTCGACAGGCCGACCACCTGCTTGAGCACCGCATAGCTCTCGGCGATCAGCTGCATATCGCCGTATTCGATGCCGTTATGCACCATCTTCACGAAGTGGCCGGCGCCGTCCGGTCCCATGTACGCGACGCATGGCTCGCCGTCCGGCGCCTTCGCGGCGATTTCGGTGAGGATCGGTGCAACGAGGTCGTAGGCATCGCGCTGGCCGCCCGGCATGATCGACGGGCCTTTCAACGCGCCTTCCTCGCCGCCCGACACGCCCGTGCCGATGAAGTGCAGGCCCGCCTTCGCGAGTTCCTGGTTGCGGCGGATCGTATCGGTGAAATGCGTGTTGCCACCGTCGATCAGGATGTCGCCCGCTTCGAGCAGCGGCTTCAGCGACGCGATCGTCGCATCGGTCGGCGCGCCGGCCTTGACCATCAGCAGAATGCGGCGCGGCTTTTCGAGCGAGTCGACGAACTCTTCCAGCGTGAAGGCCGGCACCAGTTTCTTGTCCGGAAATTCGGCGATGAGTTCGTCGGTTTTCTCGCGGCTACGGTTGTAGACCGATACCGCGTGGCCGCGGCTTTCGATGTTGAGCGCCAGATTGCGGCCCATGACCGCTAGCCCCACCACGCCGATTGCCTGTTTGCCCATGTGAATTCTCCAGAGTCGAATGAATGTCGTGACGCCGCGTCGCGCCAAACGCCGGCGCGGCGTCGAGGGTGAAAGGATAAAAGAAATGCACGCTTACCGCTTGGCGGCGGGCAGTGAGCGCGGGTGTTTTGGCGGTTCCGCGGCATCTGCCCATGCGTCTTTGCCTGTGCGTCTTTGCTTATGCACCTGTCCCACGCGCGCATCAACGAAAACGCACGCCGTTGGACCTACACGTTACCCACGTATCAACTTGCTGCTCGCTTGCTGAACACCAGACTGAAATTGTTCGCCGGCATCGCCACGACTTTTTCGCACGCGAGCCCCGCCGCCTCACCGAGCGCGACGACGGCCTCCATATCGCGCACGCCCCACTCGGGATCGCGGCTCTTCAGCCATTGATCGAACGCTTCGTTGCTCGGCGCCGTGTGCGCGCCGCCGCGTTTATACGGACCGTACAGATACAGCACGCCGCCATCGACGAGCCGCCGCCCCACTCCATCGAACAGCGCCTGCGATGCGCTCCACGGCGAGATATGGATCATGTTGATGCACACCACCGCGTCGAGCGTATCGACGCCCCAGTCCGGCTGATGGACATCGAGCGCGAGCGGCGCGCGCAGGTTCGGCAGTCCCGCCTGCGCGCTCCACGCGGCAATCGATGCGCGCGCATCGGCGTCGGTATCGCTCGGTTGCCAGTCCAGCTTGGGCAGTGCGCCGGCGAACCATACCGAGTGCTCGCCGGTGCCGCTCGCGATTTCAAGCACGCGGCCGCGAGGCGGCAGCGCGTCGCGCAACACCGCGAGGATCGGTTCGCGATTGCGTTCGGCGGAAGGCGAATGTTGCCGGGCGTCGGTCATGGTCGGTTCGGTGATTTTCGGTGATCAGTCAGTTAGTACAAGGTTGCCCGCACGCGCGCAGGCAGATCGCGGTCGTAGGCGGCGGCATCGAACTCTTCGCCGTCGCCGGCGGCCATGATGCGCCGCAAAATCTCGCCCGTGCTCGGCAGTTGCGTGCGTTCGATCTGACGCGCCGGGTCCCACAGCTTCGAACGCACGATCGCCTTCGAGCAGTGGAAGTACACCGCGTCGACGTCGATCAGCAGCACGGTGCGCGGCAGTTTACCGTCGACGGCGAAACTGTCCAGCAGCGCGGGCTCGTCCGAGATCCGGCCACGGCCGTTCACGCGCAAGGTTTCGCCGACGCCCGGCACGACGAACAGCAGCGCGAGCCGCGGATCGACGATGATGTTGCGCAAGCTGTCGAGCCGGTTGTTGCCCGGACGGTCCGGCAGCGCGAGCGTGCGTTCGTCGACGCAGCGCACGAACCCCGGCACATCGCCGCGCGGCGAACAGTCGAGGCCCTCCGGGCCGCTCGTCGCGAGCACCACGAACGGCGCCGCCTCGATAAACGCGCGGTAGTCCTCGTTCACATACGGGATCTCCTTGCGCAGCGCGCGCTCGCCGGGCTCGCCGTACAGGGCTTCGAGTTGTTCGATCGTCGTCAGCATGGGGCCTGCCTGAAAGAAAGTTGCAATTGAAGCGTTGCAATTCGTGCGGGCCGCTCAGTCGCCCGCCAGCATCCCGGCGAGCGCGCTCAACGTGGCGCCGGCCGGCGCGGCCACTTTCAGCGCGAGCAGCGGATCGGCACGCGTACGGCCGAGATTGATCGCCGCGATCGGCTTGCCCTGCCGCTGTGCCCATACGCAGAACCGGTAGCCGGAATACACCATCAGCGACGAACCGGCCACCAGCACCGCGTCGGCCGCGTCGAGCGCCTGCGAGGCCGCTTCGACGCGCGCCTTCGGCACGTTCTCGCCGAAAAACACCACCGACGGTTTCAGCAGCCCGCCGCAGTTCGAACACGCGGGCACGCGAAAACCGCCGAGATCGTGCCATTCGAGATGCGCGTCGCCGTCGGCGGCGGCTTCGGCCGTGACGTCGAGCAGTGCCGGGTTGTCGGCTTCGAGCGTTTGCTGGATCGACGCGCGCGCATGCTGCATGCCGCAGTCGAGACAGGTCACGCCGTCGATCCCGCCATGCAGCTCGATCACGTCGCGGCTGCCGGCGCGCTGATGCAGACCGTCGACGTTCTGCGTGACCAGCGTCGGCACATGGCCTGCCGCTTCGAGCCGCGCGAGCGCGACGTGCGCGGCGTTCGGCTGCGCCCGCGCGACCAGCGGCCAGCCGACCATGCTGCGCGCCCAGTAGCGCTGACGCATCGCGAGCGTGCCGAGAAATTCCTGCAGCGTGATCGGCGGCGAGCGCTTCCACGCGCCATCGTCGTCGCGATAGCCGGGAATGCCGGAGTCGGTGCTGATGCCCGCGCCGGTCAGCACGAACAGGCGTGGATAACGCTGCACGAAGCGGTGCAGATCGTCGAGCGTGTGTGCGTCGATCAGAGGGTCGTTCGGCGTGAGCTGAAGGTCGGTCATGACGGGAACGGTGGCAAATCGTGCGCGGCTCAGTGACGCGTGCGCGGGTCTTTCGATTTCCGCGGCTTCGGTTGCGGGTTCTGCTGTGGATCCGGCGGCGCCTGATGGCGTTGCCGCCACGCCGTCAGCGCGATCTCGTAGCGTTCGAGCGCTGCGTCGTAGAGATCGAACACACACTGAGTGCAGCCGCTATGACAGCAGTCTTCGAGATCGGGCTGCACGGGCGGCTGCGGCGGCGGATCGTCGTCGCGGGGTGTGGCTCGGGGCACGGCGGGCGCGGCTTTCGCGTGGAGACGGAAAGCGCTCAGTATATAGGTTCAATGCGGGTTGAATGCGGGCCGAACGCGGGTTGAGCGCGCGCTTCCACGAAGGCCCGCGCTCCCGCCTGTGCTCCGTCAGATGCCGCTCAACCGCGCCCGACGAACGGCATCTTGGTGGCCATGATCGTCATGAACTGCACGTTGGCCGACAACGGCAGATTCGCCATATGCAGCACCGCGTCGGCGACATGCTGCACATCCATCAGCGGCTCGACCGCGATTTCGCCGTTCGCTTGCGGCACGCCACGCGCCATCCGCGCAGCCATCTCGGTCGCCGCGTTGCCGATGTCGATCTGTCCGCACACGATGTCGTATTTGCGGCCGTC
This region includes:
- a CDS encoding DUF938 domain-containing protein; the encoded protein is MTDARQHSPSAERNREPILAVLRDALPPRGRVLEIASGTGEHSVWFAGALPKLDWQPSDTDADARASIAAWSAQAGLPNLRAPLALDVHQPDWGVDTLDAVVCINMIHISPWSASQALFDGVGRRLVDGGVLYLYGPYKRGGAHTAPSNEAFDQWLKSRDPEWGVRDMEAVVALGEAAGLACEKVVAMPANNFSLVFSKRAAS
- a CDS encoding NAD-dependent protein deacetylase, producing the protein MTDLQLTPNDPLIDAHTLDDLHRFVQRYPRLFVLTGAGISTDSGIPGYRDDDGAWKRSPPITLQEFLGTLAMRQRYWARSMVGWPLVARAQPNAAHVALARLEAAGHVPTLVTQNVDGLHQRAGSRDVIELHGGIDGVTCLDCGMQHARASIQQTLEADNPALLDVTAEAAADGDAHLEWHDLGGFRVPACSNCGGLLKPSVVFFGENVPKARVEAASQALDAADAVLVAGSSLMVYSGYRFCVWAQRQGKPIAAINLGRTRADPLLALKVAAPAGATLSALAGMLAGD
- a CDS encoding oxidoreductase-like domain-containing protein — encoded protein: MPRATPRDDDPPPQPPVQPDLEDCCHSGCTQCVFDLYDAALERYEIALTAWRQRHQAPPDPQQNPQPKPRKSKDPRTRH
- a CDS encoding pyridoxamine 5'-phosphate oxidase family protein, with product MLTTIEQLEALYGEPGERALRKEIPYVNEDYRAFIEAAPFVVLATSGPEGLDCSPRGDVPGFVRCVDERTLALPDRPGNNRLDSLRNIIVDPRLALLFVVPGVGETLRVNGRGRISDEPALLDSFAVDGKLPRTVLLIDVDAVYFHCSKAIVRSKLWDPARQIERTQLPSTGEILRRIMAAGDGEEFDAAAYDRDLPARVRATLY
- the gndA gene encoding NADP-dependent phosphogluconate dehydrogenase; its protein translation is MGKQAIGVVGLAVMGRNLALNIESRGHAVSVYNRSREKTDELIAEFPDKKLVPAFTLEEFVDSLEKPRRILLMVKAGAPTDATIASLKPLLEAGDILIDGGNTHFTDTIRRNQELAKAGLHFIGTGVSGGEEGALKGPSIMPGGQRDAYDLVAPILTEIAAKAPDGEPCVAYMGPDGAGHFVKMVHNGIEYGDMQLIAESYAVLKQVVGLSNEELGKVYTEWNQGELDSYLIEITSKIFGKKDDETGKDLVDVILDRAAQKGTGKWTSQNALDLGAPLPLITEAVFARVLSSLKDQRVAASKVLEGPQAKPLSGARDAFIESVRRALYFSKVISYAQGFAQLRAASEEYKWDLDFGTIAKIFRAGCIIRARFLQKITDAYAKDKALANLLLDPYFHDIAKNYQAALREVVVAAVNAGVPVPAFASAIAYFDAYRSERLPANLVQAQRDFFGAHTFERIDKPGSFHAHWG